The following are encoded together in the Lathyrus oleraceus cultivar Zhongwan6 chromosome 3, CAAS_Psat_ZW6_1.0, whole genome shotgun sequence genome:
- the LOC127131787 gene encoding pentatricopeptide repeat-containing protein At2g33680 — protein MTLFVCFVPTPSKSQPKRGYLPEGKQLHAHLIKFGFCHVLSLQNQILSVYLKCKETEDAEKLFDGLPVRNVVSWNIMIRGIIGSCDNENELDRKQLCFSYFKRMLLEMVVPDYITLNGLICSCARFCDAEMGIQLHCFTVKVGFDLDRFVGCALVDLYAKYGFVENAMRVFVLLLLEIWLCGNYGDGNEVMRLLREMLREGFLPDELTISSVISSCGYASAITETLQAHAFAVKLSCHVFFICCQFFDQCLFQMW, from the coding sequence ATGACGCTGTTCGTTTGTTTTGTTCCAACGCCCTCAAAATCTCAGCCAAAAAGGGGTTATCTTCCTGAAGGAAAACAATTACATGCTCATTTAATAAAGTTTGGATTTTGTCATGTTCTTTCCTTGCAAAATCAGATTTTGAGTGTTTACCTTAAATGTAAAGAAACTGAAGATGCAGAGAAGCTGTTTGATGGATTGCCTGTGAGAAATGTTGTGTCGTGGAATATTATGATTCGCGGTATTATTGGATCATGCGATAATGAAAATGAATTGGATCGTAAGCAGCTGTGTTTTTCTTATTTTAAAAGGATGCTGTTGGAAATGGTGGTTCCTGATTATATAACTTTAAATGGTTTGATTTGTTCTTGTGCTCGGTTTTGTGATGCTGAGATGGGAATTCAGTTGCACTGTTTTACAGTGAAAGTTGGATTTGATTTGGATCGTTTTGTCGGTTGTGCTCTTGTTGATTTATATGCGAAATATggttttgttgaaaatgctatGAGGGTGTTTGTGTTGCTCCTTTTAGAGATTTGGTTATGTGGAAATTATGGTGATGGCAATGAAGTTATGAGGCTTCTCAGAGAGATGCTTCGGGAAGGGTTTCTTCCCGATGAATTGACTATTTCCAGCGTCATTAGTTCATGTGGCTACGCTTCTGCCATTACCGAAACACTTCAAGCACATGCTTTTGCGGTTAAGTTATCGTGTCATGTTTTTTTTATCTGTTGCCAATTCTTTGATCAGTGCTTATTCCAAATGTGGTAG